The Fodinibius saliphilus genomic interval ATTAATAACGCTATTAGAATATTGAGAGATGATGTAGAACGGATGGTTTCTACATTTACCCATTACAATAATCCTGATGTAGTAGAAAACTATGAAGAATCTAGTTCCTGGTTAGAAGCAATAACACCAGAATACGCGCATCGTTAACTTGCCATTCAGTTTAGGATATGGAAGAGATTGTGGTACTAACCGGTGCTGGTATGAGCGCCGACAGCGGACTAAAAACATTCCGCGGTTCTGATGGCTTATGGGAAGGTCATGATATTCGTGACGTTGCTACTCCCCAAGCATGGCATAATGATAAAGAATTAGTACTCGATTTCTATAATGAACGCAGAAAACAAGCTCATTCTGTTGATCCTAATGAAGGTCATCATGCCATTGCTAAATTGGAAGATCAGTATGATGTTACTGTTATAACTCAGAATGTTGATAGTTTGCATGAGCGAGCCGGTTCATCAGATGTTTTACATTTGCATGGGGAACTCTCCAAAGTACGCAGTGAGGAGGATCGATCTTTAGTATATGACATTGGTGGAGATTCCATTGAGCTAGGTGATACTGCTGAAGATGGTGCTCAGCTGCGTCCTCATGTTGTTTGGTTTGGAGAACCGGTTCCTAATATGAGAAAAGCATCAACTATTGTACCCAATGCCGATATACTAATTGTTATTGGAACATCACTGGTAGTATATCCGGCGGCGGGGTTAATTGATTTAGCTCCACCCGGAATACCAAAATACGTTGTTGATCCCGAAACACCGGAATTAGTAAATA includes:
- a CDS encoding SIR2 family NAD-dependent protein deacylase gives rise to the protein MEEIVVLTGAGMSADSGLKTFRGSDGLWEGHDIRDVATPQAWHNDKELVLDFYNERRKQAHSVDPNEGHHAIAKLEDQYDVTVITQNVDSLHERAGSSDVLHLHGELSKVRSEEDRSLVYDIGGDSIELGDTAEDGAQLRPHVVWFGEPVPNMRKASTIVPNADILIVIGTSLVVYPAAGLIDLAPPGIPKYVVDPETPELVNNSKWTHIKKTAEEGAPKLASELLN